GCAAGTTGAAGTTATAGCTTGCTAATGTAGGTGAATAAGCAACTTTCATAAATTCCTCCACAATCTTGTcaataaaataatttccagattgCTTTCGGTACACACCTCTAACATTCTCCTTAAGGTGGTAGTAGCAATATGAATGAGGAGAATCTGGAAATACGCTGGAAACAGCATTCAACAGTCCGCTGTGTCGATCAGTAACAAAAGTCACATTTCTACGTTGCGGAGACAAGATGTTATATAGATGATCAAAAAACCAATCCCAATTCGCATGATTTTCAAAATCTACAACTGCAAAGGCAAAGGGGAAGAATTCTGCAAAAAaagatataaaaaataattagtatttgaaaatggaaactgaAACAGAAGCTACTGACCCTTTAAAAGCTACTGATTTAGGTACAGAAAGATACTATCATAGCCATAGATATATACTATCACATGTATATAAAGCTACCGTCCAAGATACTGAGCACAGAGCAGAGgacacaaaataaaacatacctTGGTTTCCATTTTTTCCAGTAGCACAGAGCATGTATCCCTTATACTTACTCTTCAAATGAGTCGCATCCACGAACAGAAGCGGAATGCATGACTTAAAGCCTTCAATGCAACCAgaaaaacaaatgaagaaaCATTCGAAACGATTACTTAAAGGATCAGTTTCCAATATGCAATAAGAGCCCGGATTACTAGATAAAATAGCATCACGATACCAAAGCAGCTGAGAATATGAGTCACCATCATGACCATGGACAGCTTTTCTAGCCAACTCCTTCCCATACCAAGCAATCCTATAAGACACATCTAAACCAAAAGAATGCTTGAAACGAGACACAATCTCTTTAGGCTTGAGTTGAGGATTGGACTTCAACTCATTAGCAATCTCCGATTTCACAACATGAGACCCCAAAAGCTTACTCTTTTGCTGCCTAAGAACTCCTTTGTAGGTGTGAACATTATTCAACTTCTTTATGTAGAAAAAGCCATTCACCTTGTTCTTCAAAGCGCGAATAGACCATTGACAACCATCAGAATATCTCTTAGCACACTCTGCAATAACACGACTTGAGGTATTCCGTGTGTACTTGAAAAGAAAACCAGTTTCAATAGCAAACTTGGTCAACTTTTCCCTAAATTCTAACACGCCCCCTTCAAACTTTTGATCCTCATGCCTTATAAAGCCCTGCCACTCATGAGTGAGATAACTCTTTGGAGCCTCAGGCTTATAACACCCAAGTATTCACTTGCATTAATAATATTGCTTGAACCCACTGACAAACATGAAGAAGCACATGAAAAATCATCCAAAGATGTTGTAGAAGTAAAACTACTACTCCCACCACAATAAGGAACCAAAATGGTGCTCCCATTAGAATCCCTCACCAAAATATCAACAGAATTcaatttaaaatcaaacatacACTTAAACATCAGTTTCACATCCATATTACTTGATAGCACACGGCTTTTATATCGAGGGAAAGAATACCTCAAGTCGAATGAACAAAGATTCAAATTATTAAAACCCACAGAGACCTCCCTCACAATATCATTAAACGTATGCTTCATATCAAGAACGAACATGATCGTCTCAAACATATACATGCACCTCGCATAAGGTTCTGCATCCATGGCTAAGTTACTGCAATTACACATTAGAGGAAGAATAATTATCTTCTATTCGCAATATCAAACAGAAAAGCTACTGGAATCAGATTGAAAATGAATACGagcagaggaaaagaaagttacTACCACAGAAAGATAAAGACACTATAACAGTTATACAAAGCTACTATATGTAATCAAAAAGGAAAAACGAAGACATGACAAAGATTGGTATTATAATGAAAAATGACGACAGCAGCGTGCCGCTGTACCGCGAACCTACCAGTCTATCAATCAGCTTCTAGTTTTGATATAAATTAAAAGGCAagaggaaaaaacaaagaatatataacaaaacaGCAAATGTAGAATTATTTCATTCTGTTAGTTGCTTTTCTGAACTGTATCAGTAGCATTTACAAACTGCATTTGTAACTTTGACTGTACAAATCAGCTAAAACCTGCATTAGTTAACAGAGATAGCTATGAACAATCAACTTGCACAACAGTTTCATTATGCAATCAACTTTCAACAAAAACACATGATTGATACAGTGATGAAATCACAACAACTACGCATGATTTAACAGCTAATTTAACTATAAGCTACGCACAATTTAggtttagcaaaacaaaaatgaaatcacATTGATGAAATTTGAAATACAAATCAAGCTAAACAAATTGTAGAGAGAGAAGGCTGAGATCGaatcaaaacaaaaacgaaaTTACAGTGATGAAAATCGAAGTAAAAATCAAGCTAAACAGAGTGCAAAGATATGGAATTAAACCTCAATGATCGATTAGAGACTGTTGCGAACTAGAAGGAGAGCTTCATCTTCGTTTCGGagctagagagagagctttgtcTTCCTGagcgagctagagagagagctttgtcTTCCTGagcgagctagagagagagagcttcacggtttgctagagagagagagtttcatcgtggtagagagagagagagactgagtaACTGAAACAGAAATTTAAATAATAGataggtgagggtaaaataagtatggttttttacttcaacagtgtctgaactcttcaaggacttttgaaatgatacctgaactttcaaagtgatcaaagtgatacctggactctAATTTTCTTGTCAACGGAATACCTACGTCAGAATTCAGTTACGGCTCCGTAATCCGGAGGCACGTGAGGCGCATGTGATCAAAAAAGTGAGGGCAAAACAGACTTTTTCTCCTGATTCCCCCCTACAGTCGATCAAAAACTCAATTCCCTCTAAACTAACCACACTTTGGGAAAATCTCATACCTAAATCAGTCCCAAACTATTGCTCCCAAAACAAAAAGATCGATAAAAGCGAATCAACCAGATTGGAAAAGGGCTCCATTCAATTTTATTCCCGACAAAAAGTGATCGATGGCGAAGATGTGGAGATTCTTTAGAGAATCTGGACCCAAAAGAGAAGATAGTAAGTGTTCATTCCTCTCTCTTTTGATAAAGTCAGTAATAACATAGAACTAGTCAtggttttcagagaatcccgtTTTGTTAGCTCAGATTACCATTTAGGGGTTAGattaaaatgaaaatattttttagggtttggggatttggggcagAATATTTAAATCTAGATTGGGATGGGTCCTTGTATTGATAAGTAGTATTTTCCTTGTCATTTACTGGTTTTGCATTGGATTCTTCTTGTTTGAATATGCATAAACAGTTTTTATTGTTTCGATTGGGTACCCATTTCGATTTGATGAACttggattatatatattttgtttttgttttactttttctgGAATTTCTGGGAAACATAATCTTGTGCTGGGAAGCAATTTTGAAGTTGTTTTGCTTTTTCTGGAATTTTTGGGAAGCAATTTTGATGAGAGATTGAGCATTAATCTTGTactttttcaatttcattttagtTCCAGAGGATTTATACACCATGGAAATACACCATGGTGGTTACTTTGACAAGATGCCTGATGGTACGAAGAAATACAAAGTGGCTAGGTTCAACAAGGATGGTGGGAAATTTTGGCTAGATGGCCTAGATCCTGATAAGATTGCATGGACAGAGTTTGGAAACATTGCTTGGGATCTTGGGTACAGGGAGAAGCCAATTTCATATTACTACAAGATGCCTAGGACTTACTGCAATGAGGGATGGATGCCACTTAGAAACGATGCAGATGCACTTGAGATGGTGAAGCTTATTCCACTGAAGACAAGGCAGATTAGTGTCTTCATTACTGGTggagggaggaggaggaagaaggaggCAGAGGATGATGATTTGAGGCCAGTGGACCCAAATTGGGAGAATCCTTTGAATAGATTAACAGCAGCTGAGAAAAGGAAGGTGGAACTGGAAGCAAACATTGCTGGGAGTAAGCTAAATAGGCTTGGTGTGTCAGGTTGTGGTTCAAGTGGAGTTAATGTGGTTGGTGGTGGAGATGTTAATGCAAGGCAAGAAGGGGTTAGGCAGAAGGTAAGGGCAGATGGGGTCATTACTTTGGACTCAGACTCAGACTTGGAAGCTACTGAGGGTGGAAGGCAGCAAAGTCAAGGCACCTTTACTGGTTTTAGTGACTTGGTGCCTGACTTGTTTTCTTTTGAAAGTGTGGCCCAAGCTGGAAATGAAAATATTGGACAGGGGCAAAGGAATAAGGCTGAGG
The nucleotide sequence above comes from Rosa chinensis cultivar Old Blush unplaced genomic scaffold, RchiOBHm-V2 RchiOBHmChr0c19, whole genome shotgun sequence. Encoded proteins:
- the LOC112181273 gene encoding uncharacterized protein LOC112181273 — its product is MDAEPYARCMYMFETIMFVLDMKHTFNDIVREPEAPKSYLTHEWQGFIRHEDQKFEGGVLEFREKLTKFAIETGFLFKYTRNTSSRVIAECAKRYSDGCQWSIRALKNKVNGFFYIKKLNNVHTYKGVLRQQKSKLLGSHVVKSEIANELKSNPQLKPKEIVSRFKHSFGLDVSYRIAWYGKELARKAVHGHDGFKSCIPLLFVDATHLKSKYKGYMLCATGKNGNQEFFPFAFAVVDFENHANWDWFFDHLYNILSPQRRNVTFVTDRHSGLLNAVSSVFPDSPHSYCYYHLKENVRGVYRKQSGNYFIDKIVEEFMKVAYSPTLASYNFNLHDLKKEGGLPIEEFLLSLPLEKWCNAFFKGNRYGEMANSVAESLNNWTRDLRELPIFEKFEGLRVKFMENMFERKVACKRWTTILCPPMEALLKKSMDIGLHWAVSMSSETVFEVHSDKSVAVDLGNNTCSFRQWQINSFPCSHARTTIQKVGVEPVYSYIEPFYTCQSYMDSYAHGIHPLPNMEKFYEDAASSTSVVKPPLVRRPSGRPKSVRMKSAAEGGMRRRIKCGRCGELGRHNKITCIAPI